A single region of the Microbulbifer sp. MKSA007 genome encodes:
- a CDS encoding arsenate reductase ArsC, with translation MKRRVLFVCAGDSARSLMAEALLRHFGGNSYEAVGAGTNVHTVDPRALQALERLGVSTEGLIPKVVEDVANQPFDLVITLCDKSREEYVPSPKVDKMIAWNFKEPTKRHCFCPFYTTARELSTRIKLLVLAQAEADLRKRAA, from the coding sequence ATGAAAAGGCGTGTTCTGTTTGTTTGCGCCGGGGACTCTGCCCGCTCACTGATGGCTGAGGCACTGTTGCGGCATTTTGGAGGCAATTCATACGAAGCCGTTGGCGCCGGAACCAATGTCCATACAGTGGACCCACGCGCTCTGCAAGCGCTGGAGCGACTGGGGGTTTCAACAGAGGGACTCATTCCCAAAGTTGTAGAAGATGTAGCTAACCAACCTTTTGACCTGGTCATCACACTTTGCGACAAAAGCCGGGAAGAATACGTACCCTCCCCAAAAGTTGACAAGATGATTGCCTGGAATTTTAAGGAACCGACAAAGCGACACTGCTTCTGCCCTTTTTACACCACAGCACGTGAATTGAGCACTCGCATCAAACTACTGGTCTTGGCCCAAGCC